A segment of the Rhodothermales bacterium genome:
CGGGTGGCGGGGATGCCATCTTCACGGCGACCGGGCCGGGCTATTCAACGATCCACTACTATGGCGACGGATCAACGTGGCTATCATTCTGGCGCGTGGCGGCCGATGGCAATGATCCGATTCACGTCTTCCGGACCCGCCTGTACGCTGCCGAACAGAACTACCAGCCACCAGCTGAGGCAGGGCCCGCAGTCCCGTTGGATTACCCGGACTACACCGACAGCGTGGCAGTGATGGCGGCCAATCCGTCGTATCGAGCGGGTCGCTTGAGGTCTTTCTTTATGGGCTCGCACAACCGGGACCTGTGGGTCGAGCCGGTCGAAGCGCCGTATCTCGATATGGGGCGAGAGGCCGGAGGACTCATACCGTTGAAGCGAGGCGGCGGTATGCAAACCACTTCTCTCAGGCTGCAGGGTCGTGACGGAAAACAATATGTGCTGCGCTCTCTGGACAAGAACCCCGAACGCAGTCTCCCCCCGGCGGTACGCGGGACCTTCGTCACCGATATCGCAAAGGATCAGATCACCTCGATCAATCCGTACGGGGCGTATGTGATTCCGACGCTGGCGTCGGCGGCCGGCATTTACCACACACAGCCCCGGCTCGTGTACGTTCCGAGAGATCCGCGACTTGGCCCGTACCTGGATACGTTCGCCGATCAATTGATGATGCTCGAGGACAGACCGAACGACGACATGTCCGACGAAGAACGGTACGGTCGGTCGAAGAACGTAGTCAGTGCCGGCAAGATGTACGAAGCGATTAACGGCGACAACGACAATTCGGTCGATGCGAATGCATTTGTCCGTGTGCGGTTGCTCGACATGCTGCTTTCCGATTGGGATCGGCACCGCGACCAGTGGCGCTGGGCGTCGTTCAAGAAGAAGAACGAGAAGGGTCGTCTGTATCGACCAATTCCGAGGGACCGGGATTGGGCATTCAATCGCATGAACGGTCTATTCCCGCCATTGATCAGATTCTTTGATCCGAAGTTTCAGGATTTTCGATACTCGTACGGGTATATCAAGGGCCTGACATTCAATGGCCTCGAACAAGATCGCCGCCTGACCTCGTCACTCGTTTTGAGCGACTGGCTGCGGGAGGCACAGACGGTGCACGAAGCGCTGACCGACTCGGTGATCGACGCAGCCGTTCGTCACCTTCCCGAGTCCATCTATCGAATCAGCGGCGCGGAGATGGCGAACAAGTTGAAGGCCCGACGGGAGTTGCTTTCCGACGTAGCCGAAGAGTACTACAGCGTCCTGGCCCGCGTCGTCGATGTCGTCGGATCCGACAAACATGAGCTCTTCGAGGTTCGCTCAGCCGGGCCTGGCCGAACGGAGATCGTCGTATACAAGACAAGCAAAGCCGGTGAGATTCGAAAGGAAATCTTCCGGCGAGAATTCGACAGTGACGAGACAGATGAGATTCGTCTGTACGGACTCGACGGTAACGACACGTTCATAGTCGAGAGTGTCGGCGGAGGGCTCACGACACGGTGTATCGGCGGGCCAGGTGCCGACACGTTTATGACTATTGATGGCGCACGCGGCGTACGCGTTCACGACACGCATGAGGGTAACATCTTCTCCACGGGTCGCGGAACGAGGGTGCAG
Coding sequences within it:
- a CDS encoding BamA/TamA family outer membrane protein — encoded protein: LFPLTRFWKNAYLPLPLIGTLGVLYVRYLGVSEQDLAHVRYRRMSTALKGIFSDHERLVYAAGHEHSLQYFQSGKDLHPNHFVVSGAGSKSSHVAGGGDAIFTATGPGYSTIHYYGDGSTWLSFWRVAADGNDPIHVFRTRLYAAEQNYQPPAEAGPAVPLDYPDYTDSVAVMAANPSYRAGRLRSFFMGSHNRDLWVEPVEAPYLDMGREAGGLIPLKRGGGMQTTSLRLQGRDGKQYVLRSLDKNPERSLPPAVRGTFVTDIAKDQITSINPYGAYVIPTLASAAGIYHTQPRLVYVPRDPRLGPYLDTFADQLMMLEDRPNDDMSDEERYGRSKNVVSAGKMYEAINGDNDNSVDANAFVRVRLLDMLLSDWDRHRDQWRWASFKKKNEKGRLYRPIPRDRDWAFNRMNGLFPPLIRFFDPKFQDFRYSYGYIKGLTFNGLEQDRRLTSSLVLSDWLREAQTVHEALTDSVIDAAVRHLPESIYRISGAEMANKLKARRELLSDVAEEYYSVLARVVDVVGSDKHELFEVRSAGPGRTEIVVYKTSKAGEIRKEIFRREFDSDETDEIRLYGLDGNDTFIVESVGGGLTTRCIGGPGADTFMTIDGARGVRVHDTHEGNIFSTGRGTRVQRTDDPWVNTYEPRAYRHNVTLPQLFFGGNADDGVFLGGGVKLVKHGFKKAPYDRVNRILGNFAGRTAAYNVVYHGHFVQAVRALDVYLDAEIRSPNSIRNFYGLGNETENTEGDREFYQARLTQLSASGMLGFSSETGIELRVGPTLRITDVRRDADRFGVSPQPGLSSTTFEDQWFAGIRTVASLQNMDRPQNPRRGFQLMSAAEINIGVRNSSNNYGKILSDLVVTSSPWMSPQITIATRLGVEHNIGSFPFYDASTLGGNHNLRGYRSSRFAGRTALYQNVELRARMFRFSTYLAVGEAGVLAFLDNGRVWTDGESSNRWHQGYGGGLWATLFESATIGTWVGASSDDVTFTLKLGLQY